The Polypterus senegalus isolate Bchr_013 chromosome 9, ASM1683550v1, whole genome shotgun sequence genome includes a window with the following:
- the LOC120535972 gene encoding TLC domain-containing protein 5-like produces the protein MTSLILQVACSLIGWISTYTTLCHINEHRGYEWNCRLVTLLHGLLVVSMTAYVGFVDGPWPFTDPGSPNSPLQVQVLCLSLGYFIFDMCWCIYFQTEGLVMLAHHTMSIFGIVLALALEESAIEVNAVLFGSEITNPLLQARWFLRSVGRYDSLIGDLVDAAFVLLFAGMRIGVGARMLYCELASPRPRLVVKICGVAMYVLSWVFMVSIGRFAWKKSSQKYRKWQERRKVADVHVVANGNAKKVD, from the exons AtgacatcactaattctacaGGTGGCCTGTAGCCTGATTGGCTGGATCTCCACCTATACAACACTCTGCCACATCAATGAGCACCGGGGCTACGAATGGAACTGCCGCCTAGTAACACTGCTGCATGGGCTACTGGTGGTCAGCATGACAGCCTACGTTGGCTTTGTTGATGGACCTTGGCCTTTCACGGATCCAG GTTCTCCCAACAGCCCCCTACAAGTGCAGGTGCTATGCTTGAGCCTGGGCTACTTCATCTTCGACATGTGCTGGTGTATCTACTTCCAGACAGAGGGGCTGGTGATGTTGGCTCACCACACCATGAGCATCTTTGGCATTGTACTGGCCCTGGCACTAGAGGAGTCCGCCATTGAAGTTAACGCTGTTCTCTTTGGCAGCGAGATCACCAACCCACTACTGCAGGCGCGCTGGTTCCTTCGCAGCGTGGGTCGTTACGACTCTTTGATTGGAGATCTGGTGGACGCTGCCTTTGTGTTGCTCTTTGCAGGCATGCGGATTGGCGTGGGTGCCAGAATGCTGTACTGTGAGCTGGCATCACCCCGTCCCCGTCTGGTGGTCAAAATCTGTGGTGTGGCTATGTACGTCCTCTCCTGGGTGTTTATGGTGAGCATTGGACGCTTTGCCTGGAAGAAGAGCAGTCAAAAGTACAGGAAGTGGCAAGAGCGCAGGAAGGTGGCTGATGTCCACGTGGTGGCCAATGGCAATGCTAAGAAAGTGGACTGA